In one Lolium rigidum isolate FL_2022 chromosome 3, APGP_CSIRO_Lrig_0.1, whole genome shotgun sequence genomic region, the following are encoded:
- the LOC124701259 gene encoding ALA-interacting subunit 5-like — MDPSESDGDARKTNKPKYSKFTQQELPACKPLLTPGIVIAAFLLIAFLFIPIGVVTLNASLQVVELAERYDMSCVHTDDKIRFIQNSKIDKTCTLNFTVHKHMKSPIHVYYQIGNFYQNHRRYVKSRSDKQLRYKNAAHLTKDCYPEDNAHGAPIVPCGLVAWSFFNDTYTVKVNGETIEVNKKDIAWKSDKNNKFGSDIYPSNFQKGGLIGGAKLNESIPLSEQEDLIVWMRTAALPTFRKLYGRIEKDIMANDTITVVIQNNYNTYSIGGSKSVVLSTASWIGGRNNFIGIAYLTIGGLCLSLALGFIVVLYMVKPRTLGDPLYMSWNRDG, encoded by the exons ATGGATCCTTCGGAGTCGGACGGTGACGCCAGGAAAACCAACAAGCCCAAAT ATTCCAAGTTCACGCAGCAGGAGCTTCCAGCATGCAAGCCACTGCTGACACCTGGAATT GTCATTGCTGCCTTCTTGCTCATCGCGTTCCTGTTCATTCCGATCGGGGTTGTGACTCTGAATGCGTCACTGCAG GTTGTCGAACTGGCGGAGAGATATGATATGAGTTGTGTGCACACGGATGACAAGATCAGGTTCATTCAGAACTCCAAGATTGACAAGACGTGCACGCTCAATTTCACT GTGCATAAACACATGAAGAGTCCAATCCATGTGTATTACCAGATTGGCAACTTCTACCAAAACCATCGAAG GTATGTGAAAAGTCGAAGTGACAAACAACTGCGGTATAAGAATGCAGCGCATTTAACAAAAGATTGTTATCCTGAAGATAACGCTCATGGGGCTCCTATTGTTCcatgtggccttgttgcttggagTTTCTTCAATGACACATATACAGTCAAGGTCAACGGGGAGACTATTGAAGTGAACAAAAAGGATATAGCATGGAAGAGTGACAAGAATAATAAATTCGGCAGTGATATCTATCCTAGTAACTTCCAGAAGGGGGGTCTCATAGGTGGTGCTAAGCTGAACGAGAGCATACCA TTAAGTGAGCAAGAAGATCTCATTGTTTGGATGCGAACTGCTGCCCTCCCAACTTTCAGAAAGCTATATGGCAGAATTGAGAAAGATATCATGGCAAATGATACTATAACTGTGGTTATACAGAACAACTATAACACATACAGTATCGGAGGATCAAAATCGGTGGTCCTTTCTACTGCATCTTGGATTGGAGGGAGAAATAACTTCATTGGTATTGCGTATTTGACTATTGGTGGTTTATGCCTTTCCCTTGCTCTGGGCTTCATAGTTGTTCTGTACATGGTGAAGCCAAG GACTCTTGGAGACCCATTGTACATGTCATGGAACAGAGATGGATAG
- the LOC124694473 gene encoding uncharacterized protein LOC124694473: protein MACRRRRGCREAVLWAALWQALLLPWTLGASTPAKAAEPVVVAGPVSRVEDARLFHIYYGQAFKVIKNTWDGKSYLLMQNTSKMATKTKYCTGRIKSFVIPIANYSVDTTASPVSFFELLGVLDNLKGITSGQVASQCVLQAYASGNVQLVNRTDAQKLSQFSTHFIGSTDEDKGCNFAAYVPSEEDTPLQRAEWIKYLGTFTNSEDRANAVYDAIKTNYMCLSKAAANLSTRFKPIVAWIEYAEGVWTFVKESYKLQYVTDAGAETVDATITDKRFNISDPEDMDNLHAILCTVDVVLDQTYASDPAEYKLSTFLDNINVGRDSCFSFITNQSIWRFDKKIGGSKTLDWFDGAISQPQLVLADLIEAFFQTGNYTTIYFRNLAKEEGVTELDPAMCSRSISTPMEPTILPCNEDPR from the exons AtggcttgccggcggcggcgtggctgcAGGGAGGCGGTGCTGTGGGCGGCGCTGTGGCAGGCTCTGCTCCTGCCTTGGACGCTGGGCGCGAGCACGCCGGCGAAGGCTGCCGagccggtggtggtggccgggCCAGTGTCCAGGGTGGAGGACGCGAGGCTGTTCCACATATACTACGGCCAGGCATTCAAGGTCATCAAGAACACCTGGGACGGCAAGAGCTACCTTCTCATGCAG AACACGTCCAAGATGGCGACCAAGACCAAGTACTGCACGGGAAGGATCAAGTCGTTCGTGATCCCCATCGCCAACTACTCCGTCGACACCACGGCTTCTCCAG TGTCATTCTTTGAG CTACTTGGAGTGCTAGATAACTTGAAAGGGATAACATCAGGTCAGGTTGCCTCCCAGTGCGTGCTCCAAGCATATGCAAGTGGAAATGTGCAGCTTGTGAACAGGACAGACGCACAGAAGCTATCACAGTTTAGCACACATTTCATCGGCAGCACAGATGAAGATAAAGGTTGCAATTTTGCAGCTTATGTACCATCAGAAGAGGATACACCGTTGCAG AGGGCTGAGTGGATCAAGTACCTGGGGACATTCACAAATTCCGAAGATAGGGCTAATGCAGTATATGATGCA ATTAAGACAAACTATATGTGCTTAAGCAAAGCAGCTGCGAACCTCAGTACCCGATTCAAACCCATAGTAGCATGGATTGAATACGCAGAG GGAGTGTGGACATTTGTCAAAGAAAGTTACAAGTTACAG TATGTCACAGATGCAGGCGCAGAAACTGTTGATGCAACTATTACCGATAAGAGATTCAACATTTCCGATCCAGAGGATATGGACAACCTACATGCTATTCTTTGT ACAGTAGATGTGGTCCTAGATCAGACATATGCCTCAGATCCGGCAGAGTACAAGCTATCCACATTTTTGGATAATATTAATGTGGGCCGTGACTCTTGTTTCAGTTTTATTACTAACCAAAGTATATGGAGATTTGACAAGAAAATAGGGGGGTCAAAGACACTTG attGGTTTGATGGAGCTATCTCCCAGCCACAGTTGGTTCTGGCTGATCTAATAGAAGCTTTCTTCCAAACGGGAAACTACACAACAATTTACTTCAGGAACCTTGCAAAG GAAGAAGGGGTCACAGAACTAGACCCTGCAATGTGTAGTAGGAGCATATCCACACCAATGGAGCCTACGATCCTGCCCTGCAATGAGGACCCTAGATGA